The following is a genomic window from Chryseobacterium ginsenosidimutans.
TTAAAAAAAGCACTTGGAGTTCCGTAATTTCTTAAAAATGTGTATTTTCGCAAACTGATAAAAAACTATAATATATATAATGGCAATTTTAGGACAAATTAGGAGTAGACCTTGGCTGTTGATGGGAGTAATTGCACTGGCGCTTTTGGCGTTCCTGGTGAATCCCGATAGCATTGAAAAGGTTTTTGGGAAAAATCCTGATGTTTTAGGAAAAGTAAATGGTGAGAAAATTACCCGTGAAGAGTTTAATGATCAACTTTTCGTGTTGCAACAACAGGCTGACCAGCAAGGTCAACCAAAGACTGGTCTTGAGGAGCAGGCTTGGCAATTACTTGTTCAATCAAAACTTATCAAGCAGCAGTTTGAGAAACTGGGCTTCGAAATGACGGATGATTATTTCTGGAATCAGCTTCCATATGATCAGATGTTTGCTCAACAGAAACAGTTCTTTGATGAGAAGGGTAACTTCAAAACTCAGGAGCTTAAGAAACAGATAGAAGACATGAAGGCTACTTCTCCGGAAGGTTATAACCAGTGGATAAAAACCAGAAAGTCGATCGAATACAGATTGATGGCGAGACAGGTTTTTGCTAATGTCTCTACAGGTATCACTACAGGTAAAAAAGAAGCTGAGGAATTAATGAAAGAAAGAGATCAGTTAGCTGATATCGATTTCGTGAAAATTGATTATGCAACTTATCTTCAAAAAAACAATATCAAAGTTACTACAGAAGATTTAGCGAATTATATCAATAAGCATCCTGTAATGTTCAAAGCTGAAGCAAGCAGGAATTTAGGAGTTGTTTATTTCCCTTCTGCGCCAAGTGCAGCAGATGATACGGCAGCTCAGAAAGAAATTACAAAATTGTTCTCTGCAGGAACGGATGCAAGTGGAGGTGCTGAAAACTTCCAGAATACGAAGAACGACTCTATGTTTGTAATGGCAAATTCTGATATGCCTTTCAATAATCAGTACATGACACCAAGTCAATTGCCGCAAACTATCCAAGGTCAGATTGCAACAGCTGCTATCGGACAGACTTTCGGACCATACAAAGAACAGAACTTCTATGTGGTTTCTAAGCTTTTGGACAAAAAAGCATCAGATTCTACATTATCTAAGCATATTTTGATTGCTTATAAAGGTGCAGAAAGATCTACTGCTACAAGAACTAAAGAACAGGCCAAAAAGATTGCTGATAGCCTTTTAGTTACAATTAAAGCTAATCCTGCTGCATTTGCAAACGGTCTTAAGCTTTCTGATGAGCCAAATGCAGTTGAAAGAAATGGTAGTGTGGGATGGACAACTCCTCAGAGTCAGTTTGCTCCTGGATATCTTAATTTCTTGGCAAGTAATGCTAAAGGTTCTACAGGTATTGCAGAAACAGAATTTGGATATCATATCATCAATGTTGAAGATAAAAAAGCAGGAACGATGGGCTATAAAGTTGCTCATTTAGTAAAAGCTGTAAAGCCGTCCGATGCTACAGAAGCTGAAACAGATAAAAAAGCAAGAAGATTCATCCAGCAGGTTCAGGGGAAATCTTTCAACGATTTTGTGAATATTGCTAAAAAAGGAAATTTCAAATTCTCTAATCCGAAACAGGCGAAGAGATTTGATGGTCAGATTCAAGGCTTAGGAACAGATAAAGATGGTGATATCCTTGCTTGGGCTTTCGATAAGAAAAGAGAGAAAGGAGATACAGAATTCTTTACTGTAGAAGGAACAGGGGATAAAATTGTAGTTTATTTAAATGGTAAACAGGAAAAAGGAACTGCAGATCCTGAATCAGTAAGAGATCAGATCGAAATTGTGGTGAAAAATAAATTGGCTGCAAAACAAATTTCTGATAAAATTGGTAAAGCAGGTAGTTTAGATCAAATTGCTAAGCAATTCGGAACTACAAAACAAACTGCACAGGTTAACCTGTTAAACCCATCAGTTGCAGGTTCAATGGAGCCTAAAGTTGCAGGTGCTGCATTCGGAGTACAGAAAGGAAAACTTTCTAATCCGGTTGAAGGTGGAACAGGAGTTTATGTTTTAATTAAAAAGAACGAAACCGTAAACAAACAACCTGGAGATCTTAAACAGTTTACAGAATCTGTTACTCAGAGAAGTGCAGGGATGTTCGGGCAGGCTTGGTTAAAAAGCTTACAGGACAATGCTGATATCGATGACTATAGAATTGAGATCTGGAATAAAGCAGGTTCTCAACAATAATAAAATATTTCTCATTGAGATAAAAAGCGGCAAAGTTTTTGCCGCTTTTTTTGTATTTAACGCAGAGCAATACAGAAAAACATTAATTTAAATGTAGTATATTTGCTCATTAGAAAAAATTTAGCAAGTGAAGTTCAGTAAAGAATTAAAAGCTGGTGTGATTGCACTTTTAGCCATTATTGGTTTCGTGGTGTTATTTCAATTTATGAAAGGCAGAAGCCTTTTTACTACCGATAATATATTTTACGCACAATATGAAAATGTAGAAGGATTGGCACAATCTTCTCCTGTTTCAATCAATGGATTGAAGGTAGGGCAGGTTGATAAAATCATTCCTCGTACAGGTAAAGACGGGAAGATTGATTTTCTTGTTAAAGTTACGGTTGATAACAATTTTGAGTTTTCAAAAAATTCAACTTTGGAGATTTTTGAACCGGGATTGATGTCCGGAAAAGAAATGAGAATTAACCTCATGTATGGCGGGCAAACTGCAAAAGATGGAGATACTTTAAAAGGAGCTTTCAAATTAGGAACTCTAGGAAGTCTTTCTTCTCAGGTAGGTCCTGTAAAAGATCAGTTACAAACTGTTTTGCATAGAGTAGATTCATTGATGACGAATGCAAATCAATTGGTAGATTCGCAAAACAGACAGGAAATTAAAGCATTATTATCTAATCTTAATAAGACTGTCGCTGCTTTACAAACGACGGCGGGAAGTGTAAATTCTCTGGTTGGTCACAACGATCCGAAACTTCAGAAAGTTTTGGATGACGCAAGTGTAACCATGCAAACGGGTAAAGTTACTTTAGACAAATACGGAAATTTAGCGGAAAGTATTGACACTAAAAAACTGAATGCAACTATTGCAAATTTGGATGCTACTGTTGGTCAGTTGAATAATGTAGTTTCAGGAATTGACAGAGGTGAAGGCAGCTTAGGTAAAATAATGAAAGACGACCAACTTTATAATAACCTTAATGCAGCTTCAACTAATTTGAATGCTTTAATTGAAGATTTGAAAGCCAATCCTAAGAAATATGTTAATTTCTCTGTATTTGGTAAAAACAGTAAAGACTAATATATAGACCATGCAATATATCGATAATGTTATTTTTCTGATTTTATTGGTTGCAGGTTTTGGGCTGTTTGCAAAAAGTCTGCAGAAGATATACAGAAACATCAGGTTAGGAAGAGAAATCAACCGAAACGACAGAAGAGGAGAGCGATGGGAAACCATGGCAAGAGTGGCAATGGGACAGAGCAAAATGAGTAAACGCCCTGTTGCGGGCATTTTACACCTTTTTGTGTATGTTGGTTTTGTCATTATTAATATTGAACTTATTGAGATAATTGTTGACGGAATCTTTGGAACGCACAGGTTTTTATCGACAATTTTAGGACATACCTTTTATAATTTCTTTACGGCAACGTTAGAAATTTTAGCACTTTTGGTTGTGATCGGTGTTGTTACTTTCTTCATCCGTAGAAACTTTTATGGAGTTAAAAGGTTAACAATGAAAGAACTTTTTGGATGGCCAAAACAAGATGCCAATTGGATCTTAATCATTGAGTTTGCCTTAATGATAGCTTTCTTTACTATGAATAGTTCAGACTTTATTCTTCAGCAAAGAGGAGCTTTTCCCCAACACGGAAGCTTTCCTGTCAGTCAGTTAACTTTTGTTCCGTTTTTAGATGTTTTCAGTTTTGATAACGGATTTTTATTACTTATTGAAAGAGGAGCTTGGTGGTTTCACTTTGTGGGAATTCTGTTCTTCATGAATTATCTTTATTATTCTAAACATTTACATATTATTCTGGCTTTTCCAAGTACTTGGTATGCAAACCTTGAGAAAAAAGGAAAATTCAACAATCTTGAATCTGTAACCAAAGAGATCAAGTTAATGATGGATCCAAACGCAGATCCTTATGCCGCTCCGGCAGAGGGAAGTGAAGCGGAAGTTCCTTCAAAATTTGGTGCTGAAGATATTTTTGATCTAAATCAGGTTCAATTGCTAAACGCTTATTCTTGTACTGAATGCGGAAGATGTACTGCTGTTTGTCCTGCAAATATTACAGGTAAAAAACTGTCTCCGAGATTGATTTTAATGAAAACTAGAGATCGTCTGGAAGAAGTGGGAAGAAATATCGATAAAAACGGAAAATTCGAAGACGACGGAAAAAAACTTTTGAACGATTATATCACAAAAGAAGAACTTTGGGCTTGTACGACATGTAATGCGTGTACAGAAGCTTGCCCCGTGTTGCTTGATCCTCTTTCTATAATTTTCGAAATGAGAAGATTCTTGGTAATGGAACAGTCTGCTGCGCCACAAGAACTGAATCTGATGATGACGAATGTAGAAAACAATGCTGCTCCGTGGCAATACAATCAGGCTGACCGTCTGAATTGGGCAAATGACTAATTCTTAGTATAAAAATTTCATAACCGCAAAGTTTGAAATTTTAAACATTTTACACTAATATAAAATACATTTATAATAAATGGATTTCAATATAAAAACAATGGCAGAATATGCTGCCGAAGGAAAATCACCTGAAGTTTTATTTTGGGTAGGCTGTGCAGGGAGTTTTGATGACCGTGCCAAAAAAATTACGAAAGCATTCTGCAAAATATTAAATAAAATAGGTGTAGAATTCGCTGTTCTCGGACAGGAAGAAAGTTGTACGGGAGATCCTGCAAAGCGTGCAGGAAACGAATTTGTTTTCCAGATGATGGCTTTAACGAATATCGAAGTTTTGAATGCTTATGAAGTTAAAAAAATCGTTACAGCTTGTCCGCACTGTTTCAATACCCTTAAAAATGAATATCCTAGCTTAGGCGGAAATTTCGAAGTGATACATCATACTCAATTCCTTAGAAAACTAATGGAAGAGGGGAGATTGAAGATTGAAGGTGGTGCTTTCAAAGGTAAAAAAATTACTTTCCACGATCCTTGTTATTTGGGAAGAGCAAATGATGAATATGAGGCTCCAAGAATTTTATTAGAAAAATTGGATGCAGAGCTTGTAGAAATGAAGCGTTGTAAAACAAACGGACTTTGTTGTGGAGCAGGAGGTGCACAAATGTTTAAAGAGCCCGAAAAAGGCAATAAAGACATTAATATCGAAAGAACGGAAGAAGCTTTATCTTTTGAACCTAAAGTGATTGCAACAGGCTGTCCTTTCTGCAATACGATGATGACGGACGGGGTGAAGCATTTCAACAAAAATGAAGAAGTAGCCGTAAAAGATATTGCAGAACTTTTGGCAGAAGCAGAAGATTTATAATCATTTTTGATTTAAAAGTTTTAAACGAATCTATATTTCATGAAAACAAAATGGAGAATTTCCTTTTTTTTCATACTGACAACTATCACATTTCTAAGTTTTTGGAATTATAAAAACAGGATTTATGATTGGGATATGCCTGGTTACATTGGATGTTTGTACACTTTAAAATTTCCTGATTCACCAGACAAAATTCGCAAACTTACTTATACAGAAATTCAGAAAAAAGCTCCGGATTTGGAGTTTAAAGATATCTTAGGAACATTAAAGCCTGTTGACAAAGCGCGACAGGCTTTTGCTAATAATACACAGGCTTTTAACGAGCAATTGCCTTATTTTCAGATTAAGGTCGGATACAATCTAGGGATTTTAATCTTTTATGAATTGGGATTTTCTTCGCCGGATTCGGTGACATTTTTAAGCATTATTTCTTATTTTATTTCAGGTTTGCTGATCTTTTTTATTCTTAAATTTATTTTTCCTGAAAACTATATCCTTGGAACCGTCTTAACTGTTATCATCATGCTTTTGCCACCAATGACGTATATGTCGAGAGTCGCAACTCCGGACATGTTTATTTTACAGTTTTTATTGATCTTTATGATCGGATTACTCAAAAAATGGACTTCATGGATCATGTTTTTAGTCCTTTTTGCAATTACTTTTACAAGACCGGATTATATTCCTTTTACTTTAAGCTATTTGGGATTTGCGGGAGTTTATGAATATAGTAAAAATAAAAAACTAAATTTCAATTTTGTTGTTCAAGGTGTAATTCTTTTGATATTGTATTTTGCAATTATCAAACTTTCCCATTACCCAGGTTGGAAGCATCTTTTTTATGATACTTTCATCCACAGGCGTTCTTTTATTTCTGTACAATCACCGGATTTTAGTGTAAAAGAATACCTTGAAATTATTTTTAAGAAAATTATATACTTCAAAAAAGTAACAATAACATCTTTCGGACTTTTAGGGTTGACATTTTATTTGTCAAAAGATTCGTGGGTGAGAACTTGCGCAGTTATTATTTTAGTAAACATCTATATTAAATTTTTATTTTTTCCCCATTCATCAGGATTAAGATTTTTCTTTGGATATATCATGATGCTTCTGATTATATTTTTGTATGCATTAAGTAAAAAGTATAATGGTTTTAAACTCAGGAAAATTGCGTAATTTTATACTTTAAATTTATAAGAAATGAAGATTGAAGAATCAAGCATAGTAGAAACCAACGATTATAGAGTTATAATATATCCTGCATCAAGACCTTTTGAAACAAAAGAAGCGAAAGCAATTACGGAAAAATTGTATGATTTTCTGGCAACTTGGGCAGCACACGGAAAACCACTTTCCTCATCCTTTAAAATTGAGAAGAATCAGTTTATTATCATTTGTGTAGATGAAGAAAAAGAAATGGCTTCCGGTTGCAGTATTGATGCGTTAGGAAAGATTATGAAAGAAATTGATGACGAATATCAATTGGGTCTTTTCGACAGAATGAAGGCAAGCTTTATAGAAAACGGAGAAATAAAAACATTGAAACTTATCGATTTTAAATCAAAAGTAAGAAGTGGTGAAATTTCTAAAGATATTCAGGTTTTTGACTTTTCAAAAAACACCTATATGGAATTTATCGGGAATTTTCTTTTGCCGTTTGAAAGAAGCTGGGCAGCTGGAATTAAATAAAACTTATCATTAAATAGATAAAATAAAAAGTGGAGCAGTTCCACTTTTTTGCTTTAAAGCAATACAGATTTTGATTAAAATTCTGAGAAATAATGTCTAAAATCCTTTTTTTAACGACCGCTCACCGATACGATGATGATAGAATTTTTTATCATCAGGCAAAAGCGTTAAGAGATCAGGGAAATCAGATTAAAATTTGCAGTCTTTCTTCAGAATTTCAAGGTATTATTGATGAAATTGAAATTGAATCTTATTCAATTTTAGATAAAAGCACGGAAGAGAAAACGAAAGTTTTCGGAAGAGTTTGCAATTCTTTTCAGCCTGATTGTATCATTTGCTCGGAACCATTGGCTGTAATTACCGCTAAAAAGTTCAAAAAAGGAAGGAAAATAAGTGTTGTTTATGATGTCACAGAATGGTATCCTTCGATGAGAATGGTTGAAAATTTTTCCTTTCCTTTAAACATTATTCATGCAATTAAGTTTTTTTTGATTCAATTATACGCCGGAATGCTAAGCACACATTATATTTTTGGAGAAGACACGAAAAAGTTTCCTTTGGCTTATTTTTTTCCATTTAAAAAAGGTATAGTTTTACCTTATTATCCTGATGATATTTATATTCATCAAAACATCAAAAAATTAGAACCGAATAAAATTACACTGTGCTACACCGGACAATTTTCTGAAGAAAAAGGAGTCGGAAATTTTTTCGCTGCAATTGACAGCCTGAAAAAAAAGAAACCTGAAATTGAGATTTCAATTTTACTAATTGGTGGTTCAAGAAAAGAGAAAGATGAGAAATATTTTTCTGAATTGGTGAAGAAGTATCAGTTTGAAAATATTAAAATAGGAAAGTCAACGTCTTTTGAAACCTTTACAGAAGCTTATTTAGACGCAGATATTTGCTTTGATTTAAGAACAGTAAACTATGAAAATCATCATTGCTTACCGATCAAAATATTTTATTATGCTGCTTCGGGAAAACCTGTAATTTATTCAGACCTAAAGGCAACGAGACAACATCTCGATGTTTCAAAATTCGGTTTTTTGGTTGATCCCGAAAATTCAGATGCGATTGCGAATAATATTCTACAATATATCGAAAATCCGGAATTATATTCAAATCATGCTCAGAATGCAAGAAAAGAATACGAGGAAAAATATAACTGGAATGTTATTAAAGATCAGTTTGTAAACTTCATCCACGAATCAATACAATAAAGATGATGAAGAGCACTATTTTGAAAACTTTTGTTTCCCGGTTTTTAATTTTAATATTAAATTTCGGATTGGTCATTTACTCTACAAATATGTGGGGAAGTGAAGGAAAGGGAGTAATTTCGATAGTAATTGCCGATCTTACTATCATCAGTTTTTTTGCAAATATTTTCGTGGGAAGCAGCATGAGCTATTTTGCTTCAAAGTTCAAAACAGAAGAAATTTTGCCGTTCGCTTATCTTTGGTCCGTCTTAATCGGAGTTTTAATTCCTGTTATTTTCAGTTTTAACCATGCTTCAGAATATTCGAATTATTTGATTGGGCTTTCTGTTTTGTCGTCACTTCTCGCCGCAAATGTAAATCTGTTTGTTGGACAGCAGAATATTAAAATGTTCAATTTATATACGGTTTTACAGCAGATTGTACATATTGTATTTATTATAATTATCATTTATATCATTAAAATTACGTCTGTTAATTCATATTTTATTGCTCAGATAAGCTGCTTTGGAGTTTTATTTTTAATGAGTACTTTTCAGGTTTTAAAACACACTAATTTTAAAAAGATTTCTTTTTCTAAGAAAATCGGCAGCAAATTATTCGATTACGGATGGAAAACTCAATTAAGTGCTTTTCTTCAGTTTTTAAATAACAGACTTTCATTTTATTTTCTGGAATATTTTAAAGGAATTGTGAGTGTAGGAGTTTTTTCTGTAGGAATTGCCTTTTCAGAAGCGATCTGGACAGTAAGCAGAAGTCTCTCTGTAGTACTTTATGCTGATGTTGTTAATAATAAAAACTCAAATGAGGCTATTGAAAAAACGAAAGTTTCTATAAGGATTAGTTTTTTAATTACATTATTATTCATTTTTACCATGCTTTTGATTCCTGCACAGGTTTACTCAATGATTTTCGGGAAAGATTTTAGCCAGACCAAAGAAATCGTTTTATTTCTTTCACCCGGAATTTTAGCCATTGCAACAAGTAATATTATCGGATATTATTTTGCCGGAATTAATAAATTGAGAATTTTGAATGTCAAAGCAATTATCGGACTTATTTTTACCATAATATCTTCTTTTTTTATCATTCCGAAATGGGGAATTCGGGGAGCCTGTGTGATTACTTCAATTTCATACTGCTTGTCTTCGGGATTATTATTTTGGAGATTTTATCAGATCACAGAATTTCATATTCATGATTTTTTGCTTTCAAAAACAGAAATTAATTTACTTTTAAATAAAGTATTGAAGAAAAAATAAGATTATAAAATTAAAATAAGTTTTTATCTTTGTTGGAAATGAGGAATATTGTTTTTGGATTTTTGGTTATTTTTTTCGCTTTTCTGAGCTGTAAAAGCGATGAAGACGATGTACAGAAAATTGATCAGATCTTAAATATTTATATGAAAAATGGTGCAGGCCGAGATCTGTTTCATGCAAAGAAGGATAATACATACTTTACATATTCAATGAATGATGTAAACGGTGTTTCTGATATTGCTCCCGTAAGCAGTTTGTTGAAAGCAACAGCAGATTCTACACTTTTTATAGAATATATTGCAGGTGCGAAAAGAGTAGGGATGGATACAATTGATCCAAACAATAAAACATATCATTCGGTGATTACAGTATCATTAGTAAAAAGACTGAACACCACGATTCTCGATACGATTAGCGATAAACTGGAGATTCAGTACAGAATGACGCCATCGGTTTTTGAGGTCTCGAAAGTATATTATAATGATACGTTGAGATTTACAAAACAGCCTGGAAGTTCAAACGTAGTTACTATCGTAAAATAATTTTTTACATTTGCAAAACTGTTGACATTTTGATGCTCAACATTCTAATAATTAACATCTAAATAAAATGTTACAAGTCAATTTTTTGCGCGACAACAAAGAGCGCGTTTTAGAAGGTCTTAAAAAAAGACAATTCAAGAATCTTGAGTTGGTAGACGAGGCTATCGCTGCTGACGAAGAAAGAAAAAAAATTCAGTTTGAATTAGATTCTCAACTTTCCGAAATCAACAAAATCTCCAAAGAAATCGGGATTTTAATGAAAGAAGGAAAAAAAGAAGAAGCTGAATCCTCAAAATCTAAAACAGCCCAATACAAAGAGTCGACATCAGAATTGAAAAATCAGTTAGATGCAAAAGAAAAGGCTTTATTAGAAATTTTGTACCAGCTTCCAAATATTCCTAATGAATTGGTGAAAAGCGGAGCTTCTGCAGATGATAATGAGATGATTTATCAGTCTCACGATGTAGAAGGTCTTGGTGAAGGAGCAATTCCTCACTGGGAACTGGCAAAAAAATACAACCTTATCGATTTTGAATTAGGAGTAAAAATTGCAGGTGCAGGTTTCCCGGTTTATCTTGGAAAAGGAGCAAGATTGCAGAGAGCTTTGGTTCAGTATTTCTTAGATAAAAATGTTGAGAAA
Proteins encoded in this region:
- a CDS encoding (Fe-S)-binding protein — encoded protein: MQYIDNVIFLILLVAGFGLFAKSLQKIYRNIRLGREINRNDRRGERWETMARVAMGQSKMSKRPVAGILHLFVYVGFVIINIELIEIIVDGIFGTHRFLSTILGHTFYNFFTATLEILALLVVIGVVTFFIRRNFYGVKRLTMKELFGWPKQDANWILIIEFALMIAFFTMNSSDFILQQRGAFPQHGSFPVSQLTFVPFLDVFSFDNGFLLLIERGAWWFHFVGILFFMNYLYYSKHLHIILAFPSTWYANLEKKGKFNNLESVTKEIKLMMDPNADPYAAPAEGSEAEVPSKFGAEDIFDLNQVQLLNAYSCTECGRCTAVCPANITGKKLSPRLILMKTRDRLEEVGRNIDKNGKFEDDGKKLLNDYITKEELWACTTCNACTEACPVLLDPLSIIFEMRRFLVMEQSAAPQELNLMMTNVENNAAPWQYNQADRLNWAND
- a CDS encoding polysaccharide biosynthesis C-terminal domain-containing protein: MKSTILKTFVSRFLILILNFGLVIYSTNMWGSEGKGVISIVIADLTIISFFANIFVGSSMSYFASKFKTEEILPFAYLWSVLIGVLIPVIFSFNHASEYSNYLIGLSVLSSLLAANVNLFVGQQNIKMFNLYTVLQQIVHIVFIIIIIYIIKITSVNSYFIAQISCFGVLFLMSTFQVLKHTNFKKISFSKKIGSKLFDYGWKTQLSAFLQFLNNRLSFYFLEYFKGIVSVGVFSVGIAFSEAIWTVSRSLSVVLYADVVNNKNSNEAIEKTKVSIRISFLITLLFIFTMLLIPAQVYSMIFGKDFSQTKEIVLFLSPGILAIATSNIIGYYFAGINKLRILNVKAIIGLIFTIISSFFIIPKWGIRGACVITSISYCLSSGLLFWRFYQITEFHIHDFLLSKTEINLLLNKVLKKK
- a CDS encoding (Fe-S)-binding protein → MDFNIKTMAEYAAEGKSPEVLFWVGCAGSFDDRAKKITKAFCKILNKIGVEFAVLGQEESCTGDPAKRAGNEFVFQMMALTNIEVLNAYEVKKIVTACPHCFNTLKNEYPSLGGNFEVIHHTQFLRKLMEEGRLKIEGGAFKGKKITFHDPCYLGRANDEYEAPRILLEKLDAELVEMKRCKTNGLCCGAGGAQMFKEPEKGNKDINIERTEEALSFEPKVIATGCPFCNTMMTDGVKHFNKNEEVAVKDIAELLAEAEDL
- a CDS encoding peptidylprolyl isomerase, coding for MAILGQIRSRPWLLMGVIALALLAFLVNPDSIEKVFGKNPDVLGKVNGEKITREEFNDQLFVLQQQADQQGQPKTGLEEQAWQLLVQSKLIKQQFEKLGFEMTDDYFWNQLPYDQMFAQQKQFFDEKGNFKTQELKKQIEDMKATSPEGYNQWIKTRKSIEYRLMARQVFANVSTGITTGKKEAEELMKERDQLADIDFVKIDYATYLQKNNIKVTTEDLANYINKHPVMFKAEASRNLGVVYFPSAPSAADDTAAQKEITKLFSAGTDASGGAENFQNTKNDSMFVMANSDMPFNNQYMTPSQLPQTIQGQIATAAIGQTFGPYKEQNFYVVSKLLDKKASDSTLSKHILIAYKGAERSTATRTKEQAKKIADSLLVTIKANPAAFANGLKLSDEPNAVERNGSVGWTTPQSQFAPGYLNFLASNAKGSTGIAETEFGYHIINVEDKKAGTMGYKVAHLVKAVKPSDATEAETDKKARRFIQQVQGKSFNDFVNIAKKGNFKFSNPKQAKRFDGQIQGLGTDKDGDILAWAFDKKREKGDTEFFTVEGTGDKIVVYLNGKQEKGTADPESVRDQIEIVVKNKLAAKQISDKIGKAGSLDQIAKQFGTTKQTAQVNLLNPSVAGSMEPKVAGAAFGVQKGKLSNPVEGGTGVYVLIKKNETVNKQPGDLKQFTESVTQRSAGMFGQAWLKSLQDNADIDDYRIEIWNKAGSQQ
- a CDS encoding MlaD family protein; translation: MKFSKELKAGVIALLAIIGFVVLFQFMKGRSLFTTDNIFYAQYENVEGLAQSSPVSINGLKVGQVDKIIPRTGKDGKIDFLVKVTVDNNFEFSKNSTLEIFEPGLMSGKEMRINLMYGGQTAKDGDTLKGAFKLGTLGSLSSQVGPVKDQLQTVLHRVDSLMTNANQLVDSQNRQEIKALLSNLNKTVAALQTTAGSVNSLVGHNDPKLQKVLDDASVTMQTGKVTLDKYGNLAESIDTKKLNATIANLDATVGQLNNVVSGIDRGEGSLGKIMKDDQLYNNLNAASTNLNALIEDLKANPKKYVNFSVFGKNSKD
- a CDS encoding glycosyltransferase, coding for MSKILFLTTAHRYDDDRIFYHQAKALRDQGNQIKICSLSSEFQGIIDEIEIESYSILDKSTEEKTKVFGRVCNSFQPDCIICSEPLAVITAKKFKKGRKISVVYDVTEWYPSMRMVENFSFPLNIIHAIKFFLIQLYAGMLSTHYIFGEDTKKFPLAYFFPFKKGIVLPYYPDDIYIHQNIKKLEPNKITLCYTGQFSEEKGVGNFFAAIDSLKKKKPEIEISILLIGGSRKEKDEKYFSELVKKYQFENIKIGKSTSFETFTEAYLDADICFDLRTVNYENHHCLPIKIFYYAASGKPVIYSDLKATRQHLDVSKFGFLVDPENSDAIANNILQYIENPELYSNHAQNARKEYEEKYNWNVIKDQFVNFIHESIQ